ATAGAGGCCCAGGTGATGGACCTGGCCGACGATATCTCGTACTCCGTCCACGACGTCGAGGACGCCATCGTTGCCGGTCACTTCCAGCTCAAGTGGCTGGACAACCCCGACCACCGGGCCCGCGTGGTGGGGTACACGAAGCAGTGGTACTTGCCCCACAACGATCCCGCCGAAATCGATGCTGCCCTGGCCCGCCTCGAAGCCACGAGCGTGTGGGTCCGCGAGGCCGATGGCAGCCGCAAGTCGATGGCGGCGCTGAAGGACATGACCAGCCAGCTCATCGGCCGGTTCTGCCAGAGTGCCCTGGAGACCACGAGGGCGCACTTCGGCCCGGACCACCTCACCCGGTACTCTGCGGATCTCATGGTCCCCGAGGGAACCACCACCGAGATTGCCGCCATGAAGGGCCTCGCCACGACGTTCGTGATCTCCACCGACCATCGGCAGCCCGTCTATGAGCGGCAGCGCGAAGTGCTGCACGCTTTGGTGGGCGTACTCAACGCGAGCGGAGACCGGCACCTGGAACCGATGTTCGCCGCGGACTGGCGGGACGCCCCCGACGACGGCGCCCGGCTTCGCGTCGTCATCGACCAAGTGGCGTCCCTGACGGACGCATCGGCGCTGGGGATGTACGAACGTCTGGTGGGCAGTCTGCCGTCGCTCTGGTAGCTCCCGTCTAGTTGTCCTGGTTGCCGGCCCACTCAAGGACCTCCCGTGCGGAGCGACTAGGATGGTGACGTGGCTGGCCTGATCAAACGTGAAGATATCGACGAAGTACGCCAGCGCACCGATATCAAGGAAGTGGTGGACGGCTACGTCACCCTCAAGGGCGCCGGACTGG
This genomic interval from Arthrobacter sp. FW306-2-2C-D06B contains the following:
- a CDS encoding deoxyguanosinetriphosphate triphosphohydrolase, which produces MGTEAMSAARPAENATGIPGYVEADSARWVQEARKNTYRSDFERDRARVLHSSALRRLGAKTQVVAPDTDDFVRTRLTHSLEVAQVGRELGRALGCDPDVVDTACLSHDLGHPPFGHNGESALNEVAHGIGGFEGNAQTLRLLTRLEPKVLAADGRPAGLNLTRASLDAASKYPWSAVDAPVIHGQRSSKFGAYEDDLPVFAWLRDGAPGNRSCIEAQVMDLADDISYSVHDVEDAIVAGHFQLKWLDNPDHRARVVGYTKQWYLPHNDPAEIDAALARLEATSVWVREADGSRKSMAALKDMTSQLIGRFCQSALETTRAHFGPDHLTRYSADLMVPEGTTTEIAAMKGLATTFVISTDHRQPVYERQREVLHALVGVLNASGDRHLEPMFAADWRDAPDDGARLRVVIDQVASLTDASALGMYERLVGSLPSLW